A single region of the Yersinia entomophaga genome encodes:
- a CDS encoding diguanylate cyclase, whose translation MRIRAIARNHSYHVLLNIALISGLIYLLALFCIQLSETSRNLAPLWFPTAILMVALFHLRLRYWPLQLLVAGVAIILANITLYGPSWFSVPLTLINLVESIAGAWLLRRLLMPKDPLHSLFSWLKFVLTAVLLIPILSGFAAAFYLAPDHRDFGQLFTLWFMSESIGILALAPVGLLYQQGYFRSSLRSQTLFEMIWMLILSLTCCYLALTYLPFPFTFIVMALIWVAIRLPRLEAFIIFCLTAVLIALMINFNLFTNQVSGQLFIQAFTFIPLLLVLVPPHAMSMVMHAFRTEKDHIIESENRFRNAMEYSAIGMALVSPEGKWIQVNKALCNLLGYSQGELLNLTFQEITYPEDLTADLKLLEDLFDGVIPSYTMEKRYIRSDGEVVWALLVVSVVRDHEQRPLYFISQVEDINDLKKTEMVNRRLMERITLANEAGGVGIWEWNLKENTISWDKRMFELYDLPPNTIPSIEAWRDRIHPDDRARIDREFAAALTHCQPYRLEYRIVSRSGQISHIRNQANMICDSRGDILRLIGTALDLTEVKSLTEALHEEKERLHITLDAIGEAVISTDREMHITFMNPVAEKMTGWANTIALGQPIDQIIHLTDSSTGLNVENPVWYCLNGVSPPQNNLSLILHNRDGERYDIKDSVAPLKTLEGETVGAVMVFQDVSESREMMRKLSYSASHDNLTSLPNRANFEYQLKNAIQKSIEHNQQHALGFLDLDRFKAVNDTAGHAAGDALLTELSALMRKYLRTSDCVARLGGDEFGLLLQNCSVTRAKTVVQGMVSLINDYPFYWEGKQYRIGASAGITQINSQNSKRSELMEQADIACYTAKHSGRGQVYLFQPRQKQLLARQHELLSKDEILHILEENQLELLATAAAPPLIPNNVAFYQLVPSVIPNDKQAVSQDDFLSASLLYGLRPEVDKWICHQLLCIQGENIQSKALKVAVALSEESLQEESFRHFLLDSLQQSVIPASDLHWLIQESTLLRHSSTIDNFITRLQRLGGKLILTDFSANMNGFSRLNHLKMDYLKLDVGLIANIHTNQMDEVMVSIINGAAHQAGVKTLAGPADQLAILDKLSHIGVDLVDGDSIARTARLTDILGCGYLSNK comes from the coding sequence ATGAGAATCAGAGCGATAGCACGAAATCATTCATATCATGTTCTTCTGAACATCGCGCTTATCAGCGGCCTGATTTACCTGCTCGCGCTTTTTTGCATCCAACTGTCGGAAACTTCACGTAACCTCGCGCCGCTGTGGTTCCCTACCGCTATTTTGATGGTGGCTTTATTTCATCTGCGGTTACGTTATTGGCCGCTGCAACTGCTTGTCGCTGGCGTGGCTATTATTCTGGCGAATATCACGCTCTACGGCCCTAGCTGGTTTTCTGTCCCTTTGACACTAATCAATCTGGTGGAGTCTATCGCCGGTGCCTGGCTGCTACGCCGCCTGTTAATGCCGAAAGATCCGCTACACAGCCTGTTTAGCTGGCTTAAATTTGTTTTGACGGCAGTTTTGCTGATCCCCATACTCAGCGGCTTCGCGGCAGCATTTTATCTGGCTCCGGACCACCGCGATTTCGGCCAGCTATTCACCCTTTGGTTTATGTCTGAATCCATTGGCATATTGGCGTTGGCACCCGTTGGGTTGCTTTATCAGCAAGGCTATTTCAGATCATCCCTGCGATCGCAAACTCTGTTTGAAATGATCTGGATGCTAATTTTATCTTTAACTTGCTGTTATCTGGCGCTGACTTACCTACCCTTCCCCTTTACTTTCATCGTGATGGCGCTGATTTGGGTCGCTATTCGGCTGCCCCGATTGGAAGCATTTATCATCTTCTGTCTCACCGCGGTATTGATTGCGCTGATGATTAATTTCAATCTGTTCACCAATCAGGTGAGCGGTCAGCTATTTATTCAGGCTTTTACGTTTATTCCGCTATTACTGGTGTTAGTGCCGCCACACGCGATGTCGATGGTGATGCACGCGTTTCGCACTGAAAAAGATCATATTATCGAGAGCGAAAACCGTTTTCGGAACGCGATGGAATATTCGGCCATCGGTATGGCACTGGTGTCGCCGGAAGGTAAATGGATACAGGTCAACAAAGCCTTGTGCAATTTACTCGGCTACAGCCAAGGAGAACTGCTCAATTTAACCTTTCAGGAAATCACCTACCCGGAAGATCTCACCGCCGATCTCAAGCTATTGGAAGACCTGTTTGACGGCGTGATCCCCAGCTACACCATGGAGAAACGCTATATTCGCAGCGACGGCGAAGTGGTTTGGGCGCTATTGGTCGTCAGCGTGGTTCGAGATCACGAGCAGCGTCCGCTCTATTTTATTTCTCAGGTTGAAGATATTAATGACCTGAAAAAAACCGAAATGGTCAATCGTCGGCTGATGGAACGCATTACCCTGGCGAATGAAGCCGGTGGAGTGGGAATTTGGGAATGGAACCTGAAAGAGAACACCATCAGTTGGGATAAACGAATGTTCGAACTGTATGATCTGCCGCCGAATACGATTCCTAGCATAGAGGCATGGCGAGATCGCATCCATCCCGACGACCGTGCGCGCATTGACCGCGAATTTGCCGCGGCGCTGACTCACTGTCAGCCCTATCGATTGGAATATCGCATTGTGTCTCGCAGCGGCCAAATCAGCCATATTCGTAATCAGGCCAATATGATTTGCGATAGTCGAGGCGATATTTTGCGTTTAATCGGCACTGCGCTGGACTTAACCGAAGTGAAAAGCCTGACAGAAGCCCTGCACGAAGAGAAGGAACGCCTGCATATCACGCTGGACGCCATCGGTGAAGCGGTAATCAGTACCGATCGGGAAATGCATATTACCTTTATGAACCCGGTGGCAGAAAAAATGACCGGCTGGGCCAATACCATCGCCCTTGGCCAACCTATCGATCAAATCATTCACTTAACCGATAGCAGCACCGGTTTAAACGTGGAAAATCCGGTCTGGTACTGTCTTAACGGGGTTTCACCGCCGCAAAATAACCTTTCGCTGATTTTGCACAATCGGGACGGCGAACGTTATGACATTAAGGATTCCGTCGCGCCGCTGAAAACCTTGGAAGGGGAAACCGTCGGTGCCGTTATGGTCTTCCAGGACGTCAGCGAATCGCGCGAAATGATGCGTAAACTCAGCTACAGCGCCTCGCACGATAATCTGACCAGCTTGCCTAACCGCGCGAATTTTGAGTATCAGCTGAAAAATGCGATTCAAAAAAGCATCGAACATAATCAACAGCACGCATTAGGCTTCCTCGATCTGGATCGCTTTAAAGCGGTTAACGATACAGCCGGACATGCCGCCGGAGACGCGTTGTTAACAGAATTGAGCGCGTTGATGCGTAAGTATTTACGTACTAGCGATTGCGTTGCCCGTCTTGGCGGCGATGAATTTGGCCTGTTACTGCAAAACTGCAGCGTCACCAGAGCTAAAACCGTGGTGCAGGGAATGGTTTCGCTGATTAATGACTACCCGTTCTACTGGGAAGGTAAGCAATACCGTATCGGCGCCAGCGCCGGTATAACCCAAATCAATAGTCAAAACAGCAAGCGTAGTGAACTGATGGAGCAGGCGGACATTGCCTGCTATACCGCCAAACACAGTGGTCGTGGGCAGGTGTATCTCTTCCAGCCACGGCAAAAACAGCTGTTGGCACGCCAGCATGAGCTACTGAGCAAAGATGAAATTCTGCATATTCTGGAAGAGAATCAGCTAGAGCTTTTGGCTACCGCCGCCGCTCCGCCGCTCATACCGAATAACGTGGCTTTCTACCAACTGGTCCCGTCGGTTATCCCGAATGACAAACAGGCCGTGAGCCAGGACGATTTTCTCTCGGCCTCCTTGCTTTATGGCCTGCGCCCGGAGGTAGATAAATGGATCTGCCACCAATTGTTATGTATACAGGGCGAAAATATTCAAAGTAAGGCGCTCAAGGTCGCCGTGGCTTTATCCGAAGAATCGCTACAGGAAGAAAGCTTTCGCCACTTTTTGCTGGATAGCCTGCAACAATCCGTCATTCCAGCCTCCGATCTGCATTGGTTGATACAGGAATCTACGCTGCTGCGCCATTCGTCCACTATCGATAATTTTATCACTCGCCTGCAGAGGCTGGGCGGCAAACTTATCCTGACGGATTTTTCAGCCAACATGAATGGTTTCAGTAGGTTAAATCACCTCAAGATGGATTATTTAAAACTCGACGTCGGTCTGATCGCCAATATTCATACCAATCAAATGGACGAAGTGATGGTCTCGATTATCAACGGCGCCGCTCACCAAGCCGGGGTCAAAACCCTCGCGGGGCCTGCCGATCAGTTGGCGATCCTGGATAAACTTAGTCATATTGGCGTCGATTTGGTCGACGGTGACAGTATTGCCCGCACCGCACGTCTGACCGATATTTTAGGCTGCGGTTATTTAAGCAATAAATAG
- the mgtE gene encoding magnesium transporter, which yields MSAPTVSDVHQHPTSAKFDAKKLAAIRHRILSLLLNNKALVDGILGRLDDREKLSDEQLLDQTAEIKHLLADLHAADLADLLEALPQDERLALWRLVDNNSRGHTLVEASETVWDSLIEEMSDKDLLKAMRNLHVDEQAYLAEYLPRNLMGRLLTSLDPAQRARVREVIQYGRDTVGQMMDFELVTVRADITLGTVQRYLRYRKSIPDATDKIFVIDRKNTLLGELPLTTILLHSPDTQVFKVMNSEPTTFQPEQKAEDAAGAFERYDLISAAVVDAKGKLMGRLTIEEIVDVVNEESDTNLRRMGGLSPEEDVFSPVGRAVRTRWSWLAINLCTAFIASRVIGLFEHTISQLVALAALMPIVAGIGGNTGNQTITMIVRALALHHIQLGNSNISFLMMRELGVALINGIVWGGIMGIVTYILYGDLAMGGVMTLAMMLNLLVAALMGVVIPMTMARLGRDPAIGSSVMITAITDTGGFFIFLGLATLFLV from the coding sequence ATGTCAGCCCCTACCGTTTCCGACGTACATCAGCACCCAACGTCCGCCAAATTTGACGCTAAAAAACTGGCCGCTATTCGTCACCGTATTCTTTCGCTATTACTGAATAATAAAGCGCTGGTTGACGGTATTCTCGGTCGCCTGGACGATCGGGAAAAACTCAGCGATGAACAATTGCTGGATCAAACCGCCGAGATTAAGCATTTGCTGGCCGACTTACACGCCGCGGATCTCGCCGATTTACTGGAAGCTTTGCCGCAAGATGAACGTCTGGCGCTGTGGCGTCTGGTGGATAACAACTCTCGCGGCCATACGCTGGTTGAAGCCTCCGAAACGGTGTGGGACAGCCTGATCGAAGAAATGAGCGATAAAGACCTGCTGAAAGCCATGCGCAATCTGCACGTGGACGAGCAGGCTTATTTGGCCGAATACCTGCCGCGCAACCTGATGGGGCGCTTGCTGACGTCACTCGATCCGGCTCAACGAGCGCGAGTGCGGGAAGTGATTCAATATGGCCGAGATACCGTCGGCCAGATGATGGACTTCGAGCTGGTCACGGTACGTGCCGACATCACGCTAGGAACCGTTCAGCGCTATCTGCGCTATCGTAAGAGCATTCCCGATGCCACCGATAAAATTTTCGTGATCGATCGGAAGAATACGCTGCTGGGCGAATTGCCCCTCACCACCATTCTGCTGCACTCACCGGATACTCAGGTGTTCAAAGTGATGAACAGTGAGCCGACCACTTTCCAGCCGGAACAAAAGGCAGAAGACGCCGCCGGGGCGTTCGAACGTTATGACTTGATCAGCGCCGCCGTTGTGGACGCCAAAGGCAAGCTGATGGGACGACTGACCATCGAAGAAATCGTTGACGTGGTGAATGAAGAAAGCGACACCAATTTACGTCGTATGGGGGGGTTAAGCCCGGAAGAAGACGTGTTCTCTCCGGTAGGACGCGCGGTTCGCACCCGTTGGTCCTGGTTGGCCATTAACCTGTGCACCGCTTTTATCGCTTCACGAGTAATAGGTTTATTCGAACATACCATTTCTCAATTGGTTGCACTGGCAGCATTGATGCCCATTGTGGCCGGCATTGGCGGCAATACCGGCAATCAGACCATTACTATGATTGTCCGTGCGCTGGCGTTGCACCATATCCAATTAGGCAACAGCAACATTTCATTCCTGATGATGAGAGAACTGGGTGTCGCGCTGATCAACGGCATAGTATGGGGCGGTATTATGGGCATTGTGACCTATATCCTGTACGGCGATTTAGCCATGGGCGGCGTCATGACGCTGGCAATGATGCTTAATCTGTTGGTTGCGGCACTGATGGGCGTCGTGATTCCAATGACCATGGCGCGGCTGGGGCGAGATCCGGCGATTGGCTCAAGTGTGATGATCACCGCGATTACCGATACTGGGGGTTTCTTTATTTTCCTCGGTCTGGCAACGTTATTTTTGGTCTGA
- a CDS encoding YfgG family protein, whose translation MRNKKSTQLTKIILLVSFIILFGRLLYAAIAAIPHHQERNQSEQIEQPVDREYTPPQPDLTP comes from the coding sequence ATGAGAAACAAAAAATCGACGCAGTTAACCAAAATCATATTACTGGTCAGTTTTATCATTCTGTTTGGCCGTTTACTTTACGCGGCAATCGCGGCGATTCCTCATCATCAGGAACGTAATCAATCAGAACAGATTGAGCAACCGGTGGATCGGGAATACACGCCGCCTCAGCCTGATTTAACGCCTTAA
- the ppx gene encoding exopolyphosphatase — MPLTSNSTTKPQEIAAIDLGSNSFHMVIARVVNGALQVLGRLKQRVHLADGLDSNNILSEEAMERGLACLALFAERLQGFSPDNVCIVGTHSLRQAANAEVFLKRAAEVIPYPIEIISGQEEARLIFMGVEHTQPEKGRKLVIDIGGGSTELVIGEDFEPLLAESRRMGCVSFAQQFFPNGEISKANFKRARLAAAQKLETLAWQYRIQGWQYALGASGTIKAAHEVLVEMGEKDGLITPERLEMLVEQVLQFKQFSALSLPGLSEDRQSVFVPGLAIMCGVFDALAIKDLRLSDGALREGVLYEMEGRFRHQDIRQRTAKSLADHYNIDREQARRVLETTELLYTQWMEQNPKLVQPQLEALLKWAAMLHEVGLSINHSGMHRHSAYILQNTNLPGFNQEQQLLLASLVRFHRKAMKLDELPRLNLFKKKYYLPLIQLLRLGALLNNQRQSTTKPESLRLITDDNHWTLRFPYGYFSQNSLVQLDVEREQAYWNDVIGWKLIIEEEDAPEAENETD; from the coding sequence ATGCCGCTAACCAGTAACTCCACCACTAAACCGCAGGAAATTGCCGCCATTGACCTTGGCTCCAATAGTTTCCATATGGTGATTGCCCGCGTCGTTAACGGCGCACTTCAGGTTTTAGGCCGCTTAAAACAGCGCGTACATTTGGCTGATGGATTAGACAGTAACAATATTCTTAGCGAAGAAGCGATGGAACGCGGTCTGGCCTGTCTGGCTCTATTTGCCGAACGGCTACAAGGTTTCTCGCCGGATAACGTCTGTATCGTGGGGACGCACTCCCTGCGACAGGCCGCCAACGCCGAAGTGTTTCTGAAACGCGCCGCCGAAGTGATTCCCTACCCGATCGAGATCATTTCCGGTCAGGAAGAGGCTCGTCTGATTTTTATGGGCGTGGAACACACTCAGCCGGAGAAAGGTCGCAAACTGGTGATCGATATCGGCGGTGGCTCGACCGAACTGGTTATCGGCGAAGATTTTGAACCACTATTGGCAGAAAGCCGTCGCATGGGCTGCGTCAGCTTCGCTCAGCAATTTTTCCCGAATGGTGAAATCAGTAAGGCTAACTTTAAGCGCGCTCGTCTGGCAGCGGCGCAAAAGTTGGAAACGCTGGCATGGCAATATCGCATTCAAGGTTGGCAGTACGCTCTTGGGGCTTCGGGTACGATTAAAGCCGCCCATGAAGTGCTGGTCGAAATGGGTGAAAAAGACGGTTTGATTACGCCAGAACGTTTGGAAATGCTGGTTGAGCAGGTGTTGCAATTCAAGCAGTTTAGCGCGCTGAGCCTGCCGGGTTTATCTGAAGATCGCCAATCAGTATTTGTGCCAGGTTTAGCGATTATGTGCGGCGTATTCGATGCGTTAGCGATCAAAGATCTGCGTCTTTCCGACGGTGCGCTGCGTGAAGGCGTGCTGTACGAAATGGAAGGCCGTTTCCGCCATCAGGATATTCGTCAGCGGACGGCAAAAAGTCTGGCCGATCACTACAATATCGATCGCGAACAGGCGCGCCGGGTGCTGGAAACCACCGAGCTACTCTATACCCAGTGGATGGAGCAAAACCCTAAATTGGTGCAGCCGCAGCTCGAAGCGCTGTTGAAATGGGCCGCCATGCTGCATGAGGTCGGGCTGAGTATCAATCACAGCGGAATGCATCGCCACTCAGCCTATATTCTGCAAAACACCAATTTACCGGGCTTTAATCAGGAACAGCAATTATTACTGGCGTCACTGGTGCGATTCCATCGTAAAGCCATGAAACTGGATGAATTACCGCGTCTTAACCTGTTTAAAAAGAAATACTACCTGCCGCTGATCCAGTTGCTACGCTTGGGTGCCTTACTGAACAACCAACGCCAGTCCACCACTAAGCCAGAAAGCTTACGGCTGATCACCGATGATAATCATTGGACTCTGCGCTTCCCTTACGGCTACTTTTCACAAAACAGTCTGGTGCAGCTCGATGTTGAACGGGAACAGGCTTATTGGAATGACGTAATCGGCTGGAAGCTGATTATCGAGGAAGAAGACGCGCCAGAAGCAGAAAACGAGACGGATTAA
- the ppk1 gene encoding polyphosphate kinase 1 → MGQEKLYTEKELSWLSFNERVLQEAADKSNPLIERMRFLGIYSNNLDEFYKVRFADLKRRILISEEQGSGVSSRHLLKKIQAKVVKADQEFDSLYNELLLEMARNQIFLINERQISENQQIWLKQYFKQHLRQHITPILINHDTNLVQFLKDDYTYLAVEIIRGQEIAYALLEIPSDKVPRFVNLPPEAPRRRKPMILLDNILRYCLDEIFKGFFDYDALNAYSMKMTRDAEYDLVTEMESSLLELMSSSLKQRLTAEPVRFVYQRDMPDEMVELLRNKLGISNDDSVIAGGRYHNFKDFIGFPNVGKSNLVNRPMPRLRHIWFDKFRNGFDAIREQDVLLYYPYHTFEHVLELLRQASFDPSVLAIKINIYRVAKDSRIIESMIHAAHNGKKVTVVVELQARFDEEANIHWAKSLTAAGVHVIFSAPGLKIHAKLFLISRLEGDQIVRYAHIGTGNFNEKTARIYSDYSLLTADARITNEVRRVFNFIENPYRPVKFDNLMVSPQNSRLMLYQLIDQEIIHAQAGESAGITLKINNLVDKGLVDRLYSASSAGVKIRLLVRGMCSLIPNMPGISENIQVTSIVDRFLEHDRVYVFENKGDKLVYLSSADWMTRNIDYRIEVAVSLLDSKLKQRVLDILELLFNDTVKARYIDKELSNRYVPRGNRRKVRAQIAIYDYLKALEQPEQ, encoded by the coding sequence ATGGGTCAGGAAAAGCTCTACACCGAGAAAGAACTCAGCTGGTTATCCTTTAACGAACGGGTATTGCAGGAAGCTGCGGATAAGAGCAACCCGCTAATAGAGCGGATGCGCTTTCTTGGCATTTACTCCAATAATCTGGATGAATTTTATAAAGTTCGTTTTGCCGACTTAAAGCGGCGAATTCTTATTAGCGAAGAGCAAGGCTCTGGCGTGTCCTCTCGCCATTTGCTAAAGAAAATTCAGGCCAAAGTGGTCAAAGCCGATCAGGAATTCGACAGCCTGTATAACGAACTTCTGTTGGAAATGGCGCGGAATCAGATTTTCCTGATCAATGAACGCCAGATTTCTGAGAACCAGCAGATTTGGCTCAAACAATATTTCAAACAGCATTTGCGTCAGCACATTACGCCGATACTGATCAATCACGACACCAATCTGGTGCAATTTCTCAAAGACGATTACACCTATCTGGCGGTTGAGATTATCCGCGGGCAGGAAATCGCCTATGCGCTGTTGGAAATTCCTTCCGATAAAGTGCCGCGCTTCGTTAATTTGCCACCAGAAGCTCCGCGCCGTCGCAAGCCAATGATCTTATTGGATAACATTCTGCGTTATTGTCTCGATGAAATCTTTAAAGGCTTCTTCGATTACGATGCGCTCAACGCTTATTCGATGAAAATGACCCGCGATGCGGAATACGATCTGGTTACGGAAATGGAGTCCAGCCTGCTGGAGTTGATGTCATCCAGTCTGAAGCAGCGTTTAACCGCCGAGCCGGTGCGTTTTGTTTATCAGCGAGATATGCCCGATGAAATGGTGGAATTACTTCGAAATAAACTCGGTATTTCCAATGATGACTCCGTCATTGCCGGTGGCCGTTATCACAATTTCAAAGACTTCATCGGCTTCCCTAACGTAGGGAAAAGCAATCTGGTGAATCGCCCGATGCCGCGCCTACGCCATATTTGGTTTGATAAATTCCGCAACGGTTTTGACGCGATCCGTGAGCAGGATGTGCTGCTGTATTATCCTTATCACACCTTTGAACACGTGCTGGAATTACTGCGTCAGGCGTCTTTCGACCCCAGCGTGCTGGCAATCAAAATCAATATTTATCGCGTCGCCAAAGACTCACGCATTATTGAATCTATGATTCACGCCGCCCATAACGGTAAAAAAGTCACGGTGGTGGTGGAGCTACAGGCGCGTTTCGATGAAGAAGCCAACATTCACTGGGCCAAAAGCCTCACCGCCGCGGGCGTACACGTTATTTTCTCTGCGCCAGGGCTGAAGATTCACGCCAAATTATTCCTGATTTCCCGCCTGGAAGGCGACCAAATCGTCCGTTATGCTCATATAGGGACGGGTAACTTTAACGAGAAAACCGCGCGTATTTATAGCGATTACTCGCTGTTAACTGCCGATGCACGCATTACCAATGAGGTTCGCCGGGTATTTAACTTTATTGAGAACCCTTATAGGCCAGTTAAATTCGACAATTTGATGGTATCACCGCAAAACTCGCGCCTGATGTTGTATCAATTGATTGATCAGGAAATCATCCATGCACAGGCGGGAGAAAGCGCCGGGATCACGCTGAAAATTAATAATTTAGTAGATAAAGGACTGGTTGATCGGTTATATAGCGCCTCCAGTGCTGGCGTGAAGATTCGTTTATTGGTACGCGGAATGTGTTCTTTGATCCCCAATATGCCGGGCATCAGTGAAAATATCCAGGTCACCAGCATCGTTGACCGCTTTCTGGAACATGACCGCGTTTACGTATTTGAGAATAAAGGCGACAAGCTGGTTTATCTCTCATCAGCGGACTGGATGACCCGAAATATTGATTATCGTATCGAAGTGGCCGTTTCCCTGCTGGATTCGAAACTGAAACAGCGAGTGTTGGATATCTTAGAGCTACTGTTCAACGACACGGTAAAAGCCCGTTATATTGATAAAGAACTGAGTAATCGTTATGTACCGCGCGGAAATCGGCGCAAAGTACGTGCACAGATTGCCATTTATGATTATTTAAAAGCGCTGGAACAACCAGAGCAATAG
- a CDS encoding ABC transporter permease subunit, which produces MGQSRVVPLSGRDRRRAMIDRVVGRMVSGSGLLVLLTLMLIFVYLLYAVLPLFKPAAISLHAQFPVTPSASTLSMGMDSRGEKLWRIDAQGNGAFIRLQPEGEQAEGTLLATQVLSAPPTSLGQASGLQALGLSNGSLILVRPDFSGGAHWHFPLGDQPQPLDEKGRPLRHIAVAEPQSQQFTLAASTDDGRVLLGNFTETERKITPLPESPTRIDQLLLSPDGHWLYLLSATQVYLYQLDNRPKLREIVALDQQEPLHLALLAGGKSLLVHSPQGRLSQWFDVPHTREPQDKPPHLTRIREFSSAMGLLSVEDHRRVFATVTPAGELTLFSSIQTSPLLQEKVAKGISHAAFSPWGNALLLENGANWSYYRVDNAYPDITWRSLWQKVWYENYPEPAYVWQSTSANDNYQPKFSLIPIIFGTLKAAGYAMLFAVPLALAGAIYTAYFMQSGLRRVIKPAIEVMGALPTVVIGLIAGIWLAPVIEQYLAGILLLPFLLALAILLCGWSSAKLSERIKWRLAAGWDVVVLLPVILVTGWLTLMLGPHLAQWTLGLPLNEWLGDNYDQRNALVVGIAMGFALIPIIFSLAEDALFSVPPSLTQGSLALGATPWQTVVRVVLPSAFAGIFSALMIGFGRAVGETMIVLMATGNTPIIDGSVFQGLRALAANIAIEMPEAVVGSGHYRVLFLTALVLFMFTFVVNTLAEAIRLRLRERYQTERDA; this is translated from the coding sequence ATGGGGCAAAGCAGAGTAGTACCACTTTCAGGCAGAGATCGCCGCCGGGCTATGATTGACCGCGTGGTAGGCAGGATGGTGAGCGGTAGCGGCCTGCTGGTGCTACTGACCCTGATGCTAATTTTTGTCTACCTGCTGTATGCGGTGCTGCCGTTATTTAAACCGGCGGCGATTAGCCTGCACGCTCAATTTCCCGTGACCCCCAGCGCCTCCACCTTAAGTATGGGAATGGATTCCCGAGGGGAAAAGCTGTGGCGCATCGATGCTCAGGGCAACGGCGCTTTTATTCGCCTCCAGCCGGAAGGTGAGCAGGCTGAAGGGACGTTACTGGCAACTCAGGTACTTTCCGCTCCTCCTACTTCATTGGGACAGGCTTCGGGATTGCAGGCGTTGGGATTGAGTAACGGTAGCCTGATATTGGTTCGGCCGGATTTTAGCGGCGGCGCTCACTGGCATTTCCCTTTGGGCGATCAGCCGCAGCCGCTGGATGAAAAAGGACGTCCGTTGCGACATATCGCCGTAGCGGAGCCACAATCACAGCAATTCACGCTGGCAGCCAGCACTGATGACGGGCGGGTTTTGCTCGGGAATTTCACTGAAACCGAACGAAAAATCACGCCGCTGCCGGAATCCCCGACGCGGATAGATCAACTGTTGTTAAGTCCCGATGGCCACTGGCTGTACTTACTGTCAGCGACGCAGGTTTATCTTTACCAGTTGGATAATCGCCCCAAACTGCGGGAAATAGTCGCGCTGGATCAGCAGGAGCCGCTGCACTTAGCGCTGTTAGCTGGCGGGAAATCGCTATTGGTACATTCGCCGCAGGGGCGTTTGTCTCAGTGGTTTGACGTGCCACATACCCGGGAGCCTCAGGATAAACCGCCACATCTTACTCGTATTCGCGAGTTCTCTTCGGCAATGGGGCTGCTGAGCGTGGAAGATCACCGCCGGGTTTTTGCCACAGTGACTCCAGCGGGAGAGTTAACGCTATTTTCCAGCATTCAAACCTCTCCTTTATTGCAGGAAAAAGTGGCTAAAGGCATCAGTCATGCCGCATTTTCCCCGTGGGGTAACGCACTATTGCTGGAAAACGGCGCTAACTGGTCTTATTACCGCGTTGATAATGCCTATCCGGATATCACCTGGCGCAGCCTGTGGCAGAAAGTATGGTACGAAAACTACCCGGAACCTGCCTATGTTTGGCAATCTACGTCGGCGAATGATAATTACCAGCCTAAATTCAGCCTGATCCCGATTATCTTTGGCACGCTAAAAGCTGCGGGTTACGCCATGTTATTCGCCGTGCCTTTGGCATTGGCCGGTGCGATTTATACTGCGTATTTTATGCAGTCTGGACTGCGGCGAGTGATTAAACCGGCGATTGAAGTTATGGGAGCATTGCCTACGGTAGTGATTGGTTTGATTGCCGGTATCTGGCTAGCGCCGGTGATTGAGCAATATCTAGCGGGCATTCTCCTATTACCGTTCTTACTGGCGCTGGCTATTCTGCTGTGCGGTTGGAGCAGCGCAAAACTATCTGAGCGAATTAAATGGCGCCTAGCTGCCGGTTGGGATGTTGTGGTGTTGCTGCCGGTTATTTTAGTCACTGGCTGGCTGACTTTGATGCTGGGGCCGCATTTGGCACAGTGGACGCTCGGCTTACCGCTCAATGAATGGCTGGGAGATAATTACGATCAGCGTAATGCGCTGGTGGTCGGCATAGCGATGGGCTTTGCCTTAATTCCCATTATTTTTTCTCTGGCAGAAGACGCGCTGTTTAGCGTGCCGCCGTCCCTGACTCAGGGGTCACTGGCCTTGGGTGCGACGCCGTGGCAAACCGTGGTGAGAGTGGTTCTGCCTTCGGCCTTTGCCGGTATTTTTTCGGCGTTAATGATTGGTTTTGGCCGGGCGGTGGGGGAAACCATGATCGTGTTAATGGCTACCGGTAATACGCCAATTATTGACGGCAGCGTTTTCCAAGGGCTGCGCGCGCTGGCGGCGAATATCGCCATAGAAATGCCGGAGGCGGTAGTGGGCAGCGGCCATTATCGGGTGCTATTCCTTACCGCTCTGGTGCTGTTTATGTTCACTTTTGTGGTTAATACCCTGGCCGAAGCGATACGGCTTCGGCTGCGGGAACGCTATCAAACGGAGCGGGATGCGTGA